A genome region from Passer domesticus isolate bPasDom1 chromosome 25, bPasDom1.hap1, whole genome shotgun sequence includes the following:
- the DSTYK gene encoding dual serine/threonine and tyrosine protein kinase isoform X2 translates to MEGEEAPSWRGPGGAVRELCRSFGHYNRHLARLQHNLRETKRFFRDVKFSQGHPFASAPAGDGPRPAWDGDGGPGDGGPSPVSFPRHEEEQLQRSVSWRPCLLILGQNCRAKGRLLNTLLGQELLPAPGTATQELLPTPGAATATQELLPTGTATAELLPTPRTGTEELLPTSGTGTKELLPGAGTTELLPTPGTGTKELLPAAGAVTEELLPTPGAVTKDLLPGTGTAELLPTPGTGTEELLPAPGAGTGTEELLPSPGTGTEERCRRRRVRFTHGARPRLSLALPGQYELVQALVAHSGHWDTIPEQDLQVPGDAEDPAQRVAELEVVLPCALLKEVDIVVAPCRGFQSAEATLAEFVNQVLPVVTFAISEPQLSPSDQAELREIKQKFSLPIFFLRIPEASSELSSPKNPPKDKSPLQLQLLDLEYLSPSSPCGCGVPGSSMLVEQLEKLRLLSSFSRQVLQQHLVEAATRLSEVHGRCLNIFINQAFDMQRDLQITPKRLEYTRRKENELYESLMGIANRKQEEMKEMIVDTLGSMKEELLEDAASMEFRDIIIPESGEPVSSKDIKRCIQQIQELIISRLNQAVANKLISSVDYLRESFVGTLERCLKSLEESWEGSVHPPRGLEKPREGSVHITSNYLKQILNAAYHVEVTFHSGSTVTRMLWEQIKQIIQRITWVSPPAITSDWKRKVAQDAIESLSASKLAKSICSQFRTRLNSSHEAFAASLRQLEDGHSGRLERTEDLWLRVRKEHAPRLARLSLESRSLQDVLLHGKPKLGRELGRGQYGVVYLCDSWGGHFPCALKSVVPPDEKHWNDLALEFHYMRSLQSHERLVHLHGSVIDYGYGGGSSIAVLLIMERLHRDLYTGLKAGLELEPRLQIALDVVEGIRYLHSQGLVHRDIKLKNVLLDKKNRAKITDLGFCKPEAMMSGSIVGTPIHMAPELFTGKYDNSVDVYAFGILFWYLCSGHVKLPEAFERCASKDHLWNNVRRGVRPERLPVFDEECWQLMEACWAGDSSQRPLLGIVQPMLQGIMDRLCRAASEHPSKGLDDST, encoded by the exons ATGGAGGGCGAGGAGGCCCCGTCATGGCGGGGTCCCGGCGGCGCCGTGCGGGAGCTCTGCCGCTCCTTCGGCCACTACAACCGGCACCTGGCGCggctgcagcacaacctgcGAGAGACCAAGAGGTTCTTCCGCGACGTCAAGTTCTCCCAGGGACATCCCTTCGCCTCGGCGCCTGCCGGTGACGGCCCCCGCCCCgcctgggatggggatgggggtCCCGGGGACGGCG GCCCCAGCCCCGTCTCGTTCCCGCGGCAcgaggaggagcagctgcagcgctCGGTGAGCTGGCGGCCATGCCTGCTGATCCTGGGCCAGAACTGCCGCGCCAAGGGCCGCCTGCTGAACACGCtgctgggccaggagctgctgcccgcccctggcactgccacccaggagctgctgcccaccccgggggctgccactgccacccaggagctgctgcccaccGGGActgccactgcagagctgctgcccaccccaaggactggcactgaggagctgctgcccaccTCTGGGACTGGTACCAAGGAACTGCTGCCTGGTGCTGgcaccacagagctgctgcccacccctggcactggcaccaaggagctgctgcctgctgctggggctgtcaccgagGAACTGCTGCCCACCCCTGGGGCTGTCACCAAGGATCTGCTGCCTGGGactggcactgcagagctgctgcccacccCTGGGACTGgcactgaggagctgctgcccgcccccggggctggcacaggcactgaggagctgctgcccagccctgggactGGCACGGAGGAGCGCTGCCGGCGCCGCCGGGTGCGCTTCACGCACGGGGCGCGGCCGCGGCTGAGCCTGGCGCTGCCCGGGCAGTACGAGCTGGTGCAGGCGCTGGTGGCACACAGCGGGCACTGGGACACCATCCCCGAGCAGGACCTGCAGGTGCCCGGGGACGCCGAGGATCCCGCGCAgagggtggcagagctggaggtgGTGCTGCCCTGCGCGCTGCTCAAG gAGGTGGACATCGTGGTGGCTCCATGCCGAGGCTTCCAGTCAGCTGAGGCCACCCTGGCCGAGTTTGTGAACCAGGTGCTGCCCGTTGTCACCTTCGCCATCAGCGAGCCCCAGCTGTCCCCGTCGGACCAGGCGGAACTTCGggaaatcaaacaaaaattcTCCCTCCCCATCTTCTTCCTGCGGATCCCCGAGGCCAGCAGCGAGCTGAGCTctcccaaaaacccccccaagGACAAATCCccgctgcagctgcagctgctggatcTGGAATACCtgagcccctccagcccctgcgGCTGCGGCGTTCCCGGCTCCTCCATGctggtggagcagctggagaagctgcggctgctgagctccttctccaggcaggtgctgcagcagcacctggtgGAGGCAGCCACGAGGCTGAGCGAGGTTCACGGGCGCTGCCTCAACATCTTCATCAACCAGGCCTTCGACATGCAGCGGGACCTGCAGATCACCCCGAAGAGGCTGGAGTACACGCGCAGGAAGGAGAACGAGCTCTACGAGTCGCTGATGGGCATCGCCAACCGCAAGCAGGAGGAGATGAAGGAGATGATCGTGGACACCCTGGGCAGCAtgaaggaggagctgctggaggatgCTGCCAGCATGGAGTTCCGAG aCATCATCATTCCCGAGAGCGGCGAGCCCGTCAGCTCCAAGGACATCAAGCGCTGCATCCAGCAGATCCAGGAGCTGAtcatctccaggctgaaccagGCAGTGGCCAACAAGCTGATCAGCTCCGTGGATTACCTGAGGGAGAGCTTCGTGGGCACCCTGGAGCGCTGCCTCAAGAGCCTGGAGGAGTCCTGGGAGGGCTCCGTGCACCCGCCCCGGGGGCTGGAGAAACCCCGCGAGGGCTCCGTGCACATCACCAGCAACTATCTCAAACAG aTCCTGAATGCAGCCTATCACGTGGAGGTCACTTTCCACTCGGGCTCAACGGTGACCAGGATGTTGTGGGAACAGATCAAACAG ATAATCCAGCGGATCACGTGGGTCAGCCCCCCGGCCATCACCAGCGACTGGAAGAGGAAGGTGGCCCAGGACGCCATCGAGAGCCTGAGCGCCTCCAAGCTGGCCAAGAGCATCTGCAGCCAGTTCCGCACGCGCCTCAACAGCTCCCACGAGGCCTTCGCCGCCTCCCTGCGCCAG ctggaggaCGGCCACTCGGGCCGGCTGGAGAGGACCGAGGACCTGTGGCTGCGCGTCAGGAAGGAGCACGCGCCGCGCCTGGCCCGGCTCTCCCTGGAGAGCAGGTCCCTGCAGGACGTGCTGCTGCACG GGAAGCCcaagctgggcagggagctgggccgAGGCCAGTACGGGGTGGTGTACCTGTGTGACAGCTGGGGGGGACACTTCCCCTGCGCCCTCAAATCCGTGGTGCCTCCGGATGAGAAGCACTGGAACGACCTGGCACTGGAATTTCACTACATGAG GTCCCTGCAGTCCCACGAGAGGCTGGTGCACCTGCACGGCTCCGTGATTGATTACGGCTATGGAGGAGGCTCCAGCATTGCTGTGCTGCTCATCATGGAGAGGCTGCACAGGGACCTCTACACGGGGCTGAAG gctgggctggagctggagccaCGGCTGCAGATTGCGTTGGACGTGGTGGAAGGGATCCGGTAcctgcacagccagggcttGGTGCACAGGGATATCAAACTCAAAAACGTCCTG CTGGACAAAAAGAACAGGGCCAAAATCACAGATCTGGGGTTCTGCAAGCCCGAGGCGATGATGTCTGGCAGCATCGTGGGCACCCCCATCCACATGGCTCCCGAGCTCTTCACAG GGAAGTACGACAATTCCGTGGATGTTTATGCCTTTGGGATCCTGTTCTGGTACCTCTGCTCGGGCCATGTGAAGTTACCTGAGGCTTTTGAGAGGTGTGCCAGCAAGGATCACCTGTGGAACAACGTCAGGAGAG GGGTGCGGCCGGAGCGGCTCCCGGTGTTTGACGAGGAGTGCTGGCAGCTGATGGAAGCCTGCTGGGCCGGGGACTCCTCCCAGCGGCCGCTCCTGGGAATCGTGCAGCCCATGCTCCAGGGAATCATGGACAGGCTCTGCCGCGCCGCCTCCGAGCATCCCAGCAAGGGCCTGGATGACTCCACCTGA
- the DSTYK gene encoding dual serine/threonine and tyrosine protein kinase isoform X1, with product MEGEEAPSWRGPGGAVRELCRSFGHYNRHLARLQHNLRETKRFFRDVKFSQGHPFASAPAGDGPRPAWDGDGGPGDGGERGTGCEGPSPVSFPRHEEEQLQRSVSWRPCLLILGQNCRAKGRLLNTLLGQELLPAPGTATQELLPTPGAATATQELLPTGTATAELLPTPRTGTEELLPTSGTGTKELLPGAGTTELLPTPGTGTKELLPAAGAVTEELLPTPGAVTKDLLPGTGTAELLPTPGTGTEELLPAPGAGTGTEELLPSPGTGTEERCRRRRVRFTHGARPRLSLALPGQYELVQALVAHSGHWDTIPEQDLQVPGDAEDPAQRVAELEVVLPCALLKEVDIVVAPCRGFQSAEATLAEFVNQVLPVVTFAISEPQLSPSDQAELREIKQKFSLPIFFLRIPEASSELSSPKNPPKDKSPLQLQLLDLEYLSPSSPCGCGVPGSSMLVEQLEKLRLLSSFSRQVLQQHLVEAATRLSEVHGRCLNIFINQAFDMQRDLQITPKRLEYTRRKENELYESLMGIANRKQEEMKEMIVDTLGSMKEELLEDAASMEFRDIIIPESGEPVSSKDIKRCIQQIQELIISRLNQAVANKLISSVDYLRESFVGTLERCLKSLEESWEGSVHPPRGLEKPREGSVHITSNYLKQILNAAYHVEVTFHSGSTVTRMLWEQIKQIIQRITWVSPPAITSDWKRKVAQDAIESLSASKLAKSICSQFRTRLNSSHEAFAASLRQLEDGHSGRLERTEDLWLRVRKEHAPRLARLSLESRSLQDVLLHGKPKLGRELGRGQYGVVYLCDSWGGHFPCALKSVVPPDEKHWNDLALEFHYMRSLQSHERLVHLHGSVIDYGYGGGSSIAVLLIMERLHRDLYTGLKAGLELEPRLQIALDVVEGIRYLHSQGLVHRDIKLKNVLLDKKNRAKITDLGFCKPEAMMSGSIVGTPIHMAPELFTGKYDNSVDVYAFGILFWYLCSGHVKLPEAFERCASKDHLWNNVRRGVRPERLPVFDEECWQLMEACWAGDSSQRPLLGIVQPMLQGIMDRLCRAASEHPSKGLDDST from the exons ATGGAGGGCGAGGAGGCCCCGTCATGGCGGGGTCCCGGCGGCGCCGTGCGGGAGCTCTGCCGCTCCTTCGGCCACTACAACCGGCACCTGGCGCggctgcagcacaacctgcGAGAGACCAAGAGGTTCTTCCGCGACGTCAAGTTCTCCCAGGGACATCCCTTCGCCTCGGCGCCTGCCGGTGACGGCCCCCGCCCCgcctgggatggggatgggggtCCCGGGGACGGCGGTGAGAGAGGGACGGGCTGTGAGg GCCCCAGCCCCGTCTCGTTCCCGCGGCAcgaggaggagcagctgcagcgctCGGTGAGCTGGCGGCCATGCCTGCTGATCCTGGGCCAGAACTGCCGCGCCAAGGGCCGCCTGCTGAACACGCtgctgggccaggagctgctgcccgcccctggcactgccacccaggagctgctgcccaccccgggggctgccactgccacccaggagctgctgcccaccGGGActgccactgcagagctgctgcccaccccaaggactggcactgaggagctgctgcccaccTCTGGGACTGGTACCAAGGAACTGCTGCCTGGTGCTGgcaccacagagctgctgcccacccctggcactggcaccaaggagctgctgcctgctgctggggctgtcaccgagGAACTGCTGCCCACCCCTGGGGCTGTCACCAAGGATCTGCTGCCTGGGactggcactgcagagctgctgcccacccCTGGGACTGgcactgaggagctgctgcccgcccccggggctggcacaggcactgaggagctgctgcccagccctgggactGGCACGGAGGAGCGCTGCCGGCGCCGCCGGGTGCGCTTCACGCACGGGGCGCGGCCGCGGCTGAGCCTGGCGCTGCCCGGGCAGTACGAGCTGGTGCAGGCGCTGGTGGCACACAGCGGGCACTGGGACACCATCCCCGAGCAGGACCTGCAGGTGCCCGGGGACGCCGAGGATCCCGCGCAgagggtggcagagctggaggtgGTGCTGCCCTGCGCGCTGCTCAAG gAGGTGGACATCGTGGTGGCTCCATGCCGAGGCTTCCAGTCAGCTGAGGCCACCCTGGCCGAGTTTGTGAACCAGGTGCTGCCCGTTGTCACCTTCGCCATCAGCGAGCCCCAGCTGTCCCCGTCGGACCAGGCGGAACTTCGggaaatcaaacaaaaattcTCCCTCCCCATCTTCTTCCTGCGGATCCCCGAGGCCAGCAGCGAGCTGAGCTctcccaaaaacccccccaagGACAAATCCccgctgcagctgcagctgctggatcTGGAATACCtgagcccctccagcccctgcgGCTGCGGCGTTCCCGGCTCCTCCATGctggtggagcagctggagaagctgcggctgctgagctccttctccaggcaggtgctgcagcagcacctggtgGAGGCAGCCACGAGGCTGAGCGAGGTTCACGGGCGCTGCCTCAACATCTTCATCAACCAGGCCTTCGACATGCAGCGGGACCTGCAGATCACCCCGAAGAGGCTGGAGTACACGCGCAGGAAGGAGAACGAGCTCTACGAGTCGCTGATGGGCATCGCCAACCGCAAGCAGGAGGAGATGAAGGAGATGATCGTGGACACCCTGGGCAGCAtgaaggaggagctgctggaggatgCTGCCAGCATGGAGTTCCGAG aCATCATCATTCCCGAGAGCGGCGAGCCCGTCAGCTCCAAGGACATCAAGCGCTGCATCCAGCAGATCCAGGAGCTGAtcatctccaggctgaaccagGCAGTGGCCAACAAGCTGATCAGCTCCGTGGATTACCTGAGGGAGAGCTTCGTGGGCACCCTGGAGCGCTGCCTCAAGAGCCTGGAGGAGTCCTGGGAGGGCTCCGTGCACCCGCCCCGGGGGCTGGAGAAACCCCGCGAGGGCTCCGTGCACATCACCAGCAACTATCTCAAACAG aTCCTGAATGCAGCCTATCACGTGGAGGTCACTTTCCACTCGGGCTCAACGGTGACCAGGATGTTGTGGGAACAGATCAAACAG ATAATCCAGCGGATCACGTGGGTCAGCCCCCCGGCCATCACCAGCGACTGGAAGAGGAAGGTGGCCCAGGACGCCATCGAGAGCCTGAGCGCCTCCAAGCTGGCCAAGAGCATCTGCAGCCAGTTCCGCACGCGCCTCAACAGCTCCCACGAGGCCTTCGCCGCCTCCCTGCGCCAG ctggaggaCGGCCACTCGGGCCGGCTGGAGAGGACCGAGGACCTGTGGCTGCGCGTCAGGAAGGAGCACGCGCCGCGCCTGGCCCGGCTCTCCCTGGAGAGCAGGTCCCTGCAGGACGTGCTGCTGCACG GGAAGCCcaagctgggcagggagctgggccgAGGCCAGTACGGGGTGGTGTACCTGTGTGACAGCTGGGGGGGACACTTCCCCTGCGCCCTCAAATCCGTGGTGCCTCCGGATGAGAAGCACTGGAACGACCTGGCACTGGAATTTCACTACATGAG GTCCCTGCAGTCCCACGAGAGGCTGGTGCACCTGCACGGCTCCGTGATTGATTACGGCTATGGAGGAGGCTCCAGCATTGCTGTGCTGCTCATCATGGAGAGGCTGCACAGGGACCTCTACACGGGGCTGAAG gctgggctggagctggagccaCGGCTGCAGATTGCGTTGGACGTGGTGGAAGGGATCCGGTAcctgcacagccagggcttGGTGCACAGGGATATCAAACTCAAAAACGTCCTG CTGGACAAAAAGAACAGGGCCAAAATCACAGATCTGGGGTTCTGCAAGCCCGAGGCGATGATGTCTGGCAGCATCGTGGGCACCCCCATCCACATGGCTCCCGAGCTCTTCACAG GGAAGTACGACAATTCCGTGGATGTTTATGCCTTTGGGATCCTGTTCTGGTACCTCTGCTCGGGCCATGTGAAGTTACCTGAGGCTTTTGAGAGGTGTGCCAGCAAGGATCACCTGTGGAACAACGTCAGGAGAG GGGTGCGGCCGGAGCGGCTCCCGGTGTTTGACGAGGAGTGCTGGCAGCTGATGGAAGCCTGCTGGGCCGGGGACTCCTCCCAGCGGCCGCTCCTGGGAATCGTGCAGCCCATGCTCCAGGGAATCATGGACAGGCTCTGCCGCGCCGCCTCCGAGCATCCCAGCAAGGGCCTGGATGACTCCACCTGA
- the DSTYK gene encoding dual serine/threonine and tyrosine protein kinase isoform X3, with the protein MEGEEAPSWRGPGGAVRELCRSFGHYNRHLARLQHNLRETKRFFRDVKFSQGHPFASAPAGDGPRPAWDGDGGPGDGGERGTGCEGPSPVSFPRHEEEQLQRSVSWRPCLLILGQNCRAKGRLLNTLLGQELLPAPGTATQELLPTPGAATATQELLPTGTATAELLPTPRTGTEELLPTSGTGTKELLPGAGTTELLPTPGTGTKELLPAAGAVTEELLPTPGAVTKDLLPGTGTAELLPTPGTGTEELLPSPGTGTEERCRRRRVRFTHGARPRLSLALPGQYELVQALVAHSGHWDTIPEQDLQVPGDAEDPAQRVAELEVVLPCALLKEVDIVVAPCRGFQSAEATLAEFVNQVLPVVTFAISEPQLSPSDQAELREIKQKFSLPIFFLRIPEASSELSSPKNPPKDKSPLQLQLLDLEYLSPSSPCGCGVPGSSMLVEQLEKLRLLSSFSRQVLQQHLVEAATRLSEVHGRCLNIFINQAFDMQRDLQITPKRLEYTRRKENELYESLMGIANRKQEEMKEMIVDTLGSMKEELLEDAASMEFRDIIIPESGEPVSSKDIKRCIQQIQELIISRLNQAVANKLISSVDYLRESFVGTLERCLKSLEESWEGSVHPPRGLEKPREGSVHITSNYLKQILNAAYHVEVTFHSGSTVTRMLWEQIKQIIQRITWVSPPAITSDWKRKVAQDAIESLSASKLAKSICSQFRTRLNSSHEAFAASLRQLEDGHSGRLERTEDLWLRVRKEHAPRLARLSLESRSLQDVLLHGKPKLGRELGRGQYGVVYLCDSWGGHFPCALKSVVPPDEKHWNDLALEFHYMRSLQSHERLVHLHGSVIDYGYGGGSSIAVLLIMERLHRDLYTGLKAGLELEPRLQIALDVVEGIRYLHSQGLVHRDIKLKNVLLDKKNRAKITDLGFCKPEAMMSGSIVGTPIHMAPELFTGKYDNSVDVYAFGILFWYLCSGHVKLPEAFERCASKDHLWNNVRRGVRPERLPVFDEECWQLMEACWAGDSSQRPLLGIVQPMLQGIMDRLCRAASEHPSKGLDDST; encoded by the exons ATGGAGGGCGAGGAGGCCCCGTCATGGCGGGGTCCCGGCGGCGCCGTGCGGGAGCTCTGCCGCTCCTTCGGCCACTACAACCGGCACCTGGCGCggctgcagcacaacctgcGAGAGACCAAGAGGTTCTTCCGCGACGTCAAGTTCTCCCAGGGACATCCCTTCGCCTCGGCGCCTGCCGGTGACGGCCCCCGCCCCgcctgggatggggatgggggtCCCGGGGACGGCGGTGAGAGAGGGACGGGCTGTGAGg GCCCCAGCCCCGTCTCGTTCCCGCGGCAcgaggaggagcagctgcagcgctCGGTGAGCTGGCGGCCATGCCTGCTGATCCTGGGCCAGAACTGCCGCGCCAAGGGCCGCCTGCTGAACACGCtgctgggccaggagctgctgcccgcccctggcactgccacccaggagctgctgcccaccccgggggctgccactgccacccaggagctgctgcccaccGGGActgccactgcagagctgctgcccaccccaaggactggcactgaggagctgctgcccaccTCTGGGACTGGTACCAAGGAACTGCTGCCTGGTGCTGgcaccacagagctgctgcccacccctggcactggcaccaaggagctgctgcctgctgctggggctgtcaccgagGAACTGCTGCCCACCCCTGGGGCTGTCACCAAGGATCTGCTGCCTGGGactggcactgcagagctgctgcccacccCTGGGACTG gcactgaggagctgctgcccagccctgggactGGCACGGAGGAGCGCTGCCGGCGCCGCCGGGTGCGCTTCACGCACGGGGCGCGGCCGCGGCTGAGCCTGGCGCTGCCCGGGCAGTACGAGCTGGTGCAGGCGCTGGTGGCACACAGCGGGCACTGGGACACCATCCCCGAGCAGGACCTGCAGGTGCCCGGGGACGCCGAGGATCCCGCGCAgagggtggcagagctggaggtgGTGCTGCCCTGCGCGCTGCTCAAG gAGGTGGACATCGTGGTGGCTCCATGCCGAGGCTTCCAGTCAGCTGAGGCCACCCTGGCCGAGTTTGTGAACCAGGTGCTGCCCGTTGTCACCTTCGCCATCAGCGAGCCCCAGCTGTCCCCGTCGGACCAGGCGGAACTTCGggaaatcaaacaaaaattcTCCCTCCCCATCTTCTTCCTGCGGATCCCCGAGGCCAGCAGCGAGCTGAGCTctcccaaaaacccccccaagGACAAATCCccgctgcagctgcagctgctggatcTGGAATACCtgagcccctccagcccctgcgGCTGCGGCGTTCCCGGCTCCTCCATGctggtggagcagctggagaagctgcggctgctgagctccttctccaggcaggtgctgcagcagcacctggtgGAGGCAGCCACGAGGCTGAGCGAGGTTCACGGGCGCTGCCTCAACATCTTCATCAACCAGGCCTTCGACATGCAGCGGGACCTGCAGATCACCCCGAAGAGGCTGGAGTACACGCGCAGGAAGGAGAACGAGCTCTACGAGTCGCTGATGGGCATCGCCAACCGCAAGCAGGAGGAGATGAAGGAGATGATCGTGGACACCCTGGGCAGCAtgaaggaggagctgctggaggatgCTGCCAGCATGGAGTTCCGAG aCATCATCATTCCCGAGAGCGGCGAGCCCGTCAGCTCCAAGGACATCAAGCGCTGCATCCAGCAGATCCAGGAGCTGAtcatctccaggctgaaccagGCAGTGGCCAACAAGCTGATCAGCTCCGTGGATTACCTGAGGGAGAGCTTCGTGGGCACCCTGGAGCGCTGCCTCAAGAGCCTGGAGGAGTCCTGGGAGGGCTCCGTGCACCCGCCCCGGGGGCTGGAGAAACCCCGCGAGGGCTCCGTGCACATCACCAGCAACTATCTCAAACAG aTCCTGAATGCAGCCTATCACGTGGAGGTCACTTTCCACTCGGGCTCAACGGTGACCAGGATGTTGTGGGAACAGATCAAACAG ATAATCCAGCGGATCACGTGGGTCAGCCCCCCGGCCATCACCAGCGACTGGAAGAGGAAGGTGGCCCAGGACGCCATCGAGAGCCTGAGCGCCTCCAAGCTGGCCAAGAGCATCTGCAGCCAGTTCCGCACGCGCCTCAACAGCTCCCACGAGGCCTTCGCCGCCTCCCTGCGCCAG ctggaggaCGGCCACTCGGGCCGGCTGGAGAGGACCGAGGACCTGTGGCTGCGCGTCAGGAAGGAGCACGCGCCGCGCCTGGCCCGGCTCTCCCTGGAGAGCAGGTCCCTGCAGGACGTGCTGCTGCACG GGAAGCCcaagctgggcagggagctgggccgAGGCCAGTACGGGGTGGTGTACCTGTGTGACAGCTGGGGGGGACACTTCCCCTGCGCCCTCAAATCCGTGGTGCCTCCGGATGAGAAGCACTGGAACGACCTGGCACTGGAATTTCACTACATGAG GTCCCTGCAGTCCCACGAGAGGCTGGTGCACCTGCACGGCTCCGTGATTGATTACGGCTATGGAGGAGGCTCCAGCATTGCTGTGCTGCTCATCATGGAGAGGCTGCACAGGGACCTCTACACGGGGCTGAAG gctgggctggagctggagccaCGGCTGCAGATTGCGTTGGACGTGGTGGAAGGGATCCGGTAcctgcacagccagggcttGGTGCACAGGGATATCAAACTCAAAAACGTCCTG CTGGACAAAAAGAACAGGGCCAAAATCACAGATCTGGGGTTCTGCAAGCCCGAGGCGATGATGTCTGGCAGCATCGTGGGCACCCCCATCCACATGGCTCCCGAGCTCTTCACAG GGAAGTACGACAATTCCGTGGATGTTTATGCCTTTGGGATCCTGTTCTGGTACCTCTGCTCGGGCCATGTGAAGTTACCTGAGGCTTTTGAGAGGTGTGCCAGCAAGGATCACCTGTGGAACAACGTCAGGAGAG GGGTGCGGCCGGAGCGGCTCCCGGTGTTTGACGAGGAGTGCTGGCAGCTGATGGAAGCCTGCTGGGCCGGGGACTCCTCCCAGCGGCCGCTCCTGGGAATCGTGCAGCCCATGCTCCAGGGAATCATGGACAGGCTCTGCCGCGCCGCCTCCGAGCATCCCAGCAAGGGCCTGGATGACTCCACCTGA